The Gasterosteus aculeatus chromosome 8, fGasAcu3.hap1.1, whole genome shotgun sequence genome has a window encoding:
- the LOC120823474 gene encoding 3',5'-cyclic-AMP phosphodiesterase 4C isoform X3 has translation MECNVTTLSREGAGLAKPPKHLWRQPRTHIRIKQRFHSDSERYLCRNRTLEKLRPGLRKPRMSWPSPQKRFDVENGLSAGRSPLDSQTSPGSGLVLQANFPHSQRRESFLYRSDSDFDLSPKNMSRNSSTASDLEEGLKHWEINRPPRHGEDMIVTPFAQVLASLRTVRSNFAVMTNLQERVANKRPTSSNQPSMCKPCLTEEPYQKLAVETLEELDWCLDQLETLQTRHSVGEMASNKFKRMLNRELTQLSETSRSGNQVSEFIANTFLEKQHDVEILSPTSKEKEKKKRPMSQIIGVKKTTQSPSLAPTCIPRFGVSTPHESLLAKEVEDIDRWGLDIFKIAEFSGNRPLTVIMYTIFQERDLMKTFKIPNDTFITLMMTLEDHYRADVAYHNNIHAADVVQSIHVLLSTPALESVFTDLEIMAVLFASAIHDVDHPGVTNQFLINTSSELALMYNDASVLENHHLAVGFKLLQVENCDIFQNLTRKQKESLRKMVIDMVLATDMSKHMNFLADMKTMVETKKVTSLGVLLLDNYSDRIQVLQNMVHCADLSNPTKPLELYRKWTDRIMVEFFTQGDQERDKGMEISPMCDKHNASIEKNQVGFIDYVVHPLWETWADLVHPDAQDILDTLEDNREWYQSMIRRSPSPSSPEEHHLEVIPGGGDVGAGGPVLSGGGDKFQFELTLEEEEEDEEELESDLESPSAAESQSGGEQHGDSSPSLSPDPRSNSRYRPPSPHPSRALNPAALSVRSLDRTLAFPGRGGADRDRELSLEGDGVARTGT, from the exons TTTTGATGTTGAGAATGGCTTGTCGGCGGGTCGCAGTCCACTGGACTCTCAGACCAGCCCGGGTTCTGGGCTGGTTCTTCAGGCCAACTTTCCCCACAGTCAACGGCGCGAGTCCTTCCTCTACCGCTCCGACTCCGACTTTGACCTTTCACCCAAAAACATGTCCCGCAACTCGTCTACTGCCAGCGACCT ggaGGAGGGATTGAAGCATTGGGAAATCAATAGGCCACCTCG GCATGGAGAAGACATGATAGTGACTCCATTTGCACAG GTTCTTGCCAGTCTGCGAACAGTGAGAAGTAACTTTGCTGTTATGACAAATCTGCAAGAGCGTGTAGCAAACAA GCGCCCAACAAGCAGCAACCAGCCATCCATGTGCAAGCCATGTCTTACAG aGGAGCCGTATCAGAAGCTGGCGGTGGAGACGCTAGAAGAGCTGGACTGGTGTTTGGACCAACTGGAGACGCTGCAGACGAGACATTCTGTTGGAGAGATGGCATCCAATAAG TTTAAGAGGATGCTGAACCGCGAGCTGACGCAGCTATCAGAGACAAGCCGCTCGGGGAATCAGGTGTCAGAGTTCATCGCCAACACCTTCCTAG AGAAACAGCATGATGTGGAGATCCTCTCTCCAACGTctaaggagaaggagaagaagaagaggccaaTGTCACAGATCATTGGCGTGAAAAAGACCACACAGAGTCCCAGCTTAGCACCCACCTGCATCCCCCGCTTCGGAGTCAGCACTCCCCACGAGAGCCTGCTGGCCAAG GAGGTCGAGGACATCGACCGTTGGGGTCTGGATATATTCAAGATAGCAGAATTTTCAGGAAACCGCCCTCTGACGGTTATCATGTACACCATCTTCCAG GAGCGGGACCTGATGAAAACCTTTAAGATCCCAAATGACACCTTTATCACCTTAATGATGACCTTGGAGGACCACTACCGGGCAGACGTAGCTTATCACAACAACATCCATGCGGCTGATGTGGTGCAGTCCATCCACGTCCTCCTGTCCACCCCTGCTCTGGAG TCGGTGTTCACAGACCTGGAGATCATGGCGGTTCTGTTTGCCAGTGCCATCCACGACGTTGACCACCCAGGAGTCACAAACCAGTTCCTCATTAACACCA GTTCAGAGCTCGCGCTGATGTACAACGACGCCTCGGTGCTGGAGAATCACCACCTCGCTGTGGGCTTCAAACTGCTTCAAGTAGAAAACTGTGACATCTTCCAAAACCTCACCAGGAAACAGAAAGAGTCCCTCCGAAAGATGGTGATTGACATG GTGCTCGCCACGGATATGTCCAAACACATGAACTTCCTGGCGGACATGAAGACAATGGTGGAGACCAAGAAGGTGACGAGTCTGGGAGTCCTGCTGCTAGACAACTACTCTGACCGCATCCAG GTTCTGCAGAACATGGTCCACTGTGCCGACCTGAGCAACCCAACCAAGCCGCTGGAACTTTACCGCAAGTGGACGGACCGCATCATGGTGGAGTTCTTCACCCAGGGAGACCAAGAGCGGGACAAAGGCATGGAGATCAGTCCCATGTGTGACAAACACAACGCCTCCATAGAGAAGAACCAG GTGGGCTTCATCGACTACGTTGTCCACCCGCTGTGGGAGACATGGGCAGACTTGGTGCACCCTGACGCCCAGGACATCCTGGACACGCTGGAGGACAACAGGGAGTGGTATCAGAGCATGATCCGCCGCAGCCCGTCGCCCTCCAGCCCCGAGGAGCACCACCTGGAGGTGATCCCAGGGGGAGGCGATGTGGGGGCAGGTGGGCCTGTCCTTTCAGGAGGAGGGGATAAGTTCCAGTTTGAACTTactctggaggaagaggaggaggacgaagaggagctGGAGTCTGACCTGGAGAGCCCCTCGGCGGCAGAGTCCCAGTCGGGGGGAGAGCAGCACGGGGACTCCTCTCCGTCTTTGTCCCCGGACCCCCGCAGCAACAGCAGGTACCGCCCCCCTTCGCCTCACCCGTCTCGGGCCCTGAATCCGGCCGCCTTGTCGGTGCGGAGCCTCGACAGGACGCTGGCCTTCCCAGGTCGGGGGGGCGCCGACCGGGACAGAGAACTGAGCCTGGAGGGTGACGGGGTGGCGCGGACGGGCACGTAA
- the LOC120823474 gene encoding 3',5'-cyclic-AMP phosphodiesterase 4C isoform X1 → MQPCACMHLLCFCRALMYVAYLGLVVSQSFSGRFPWFECNTEIQPCQCFYSFTHYSLCFVLFLNELLCCFCSPMILSFDVENGLSAGRSPLDSQTSPGSGLVLQANFPHSQRRESFLYRSDSDFDLSPKNMSRNSSTASDLEEGLKHWEINRPPRHGEDMIVTPFAQVLASLRTVRSNFAVMTNLQERVANKRPTSSNQPSMCKPCLTEEPYQKLAVETLEELDWCLDQLETLQTRHSVGEMASNKFKRMLNRELTQLSETSRSGNQVSEFIANTFLEKQHDVEILSPTSKEKEKKKRPMSQIIGVKKTTQSPSLAPTCIPRFGVSTPHESLLAKEVEDIDRWGLDIFKIAEFSGNRPLTVIMYTIFQERDLMKTFKIPNDTFITLMMTLEDHYRADVAYHNNIHAADVVQSIHVLLSTPALESVFTDLEIMAVLFASAIHDVDHPGVTNQFLINTSSELALMYNDASVLENHHLAVGFKLLQVENCDIFQNLTRKQKESLRKMVIDMVLATDMSKHMNFLADMKTMVETKKVTSLGVLLLDNYSDRIQVLQNMVHCADLSNPTKPLELYRKWTDRIMVEFFTQGDQERDKGMEISPMCDKHNASIEKNQVGFIDYVVHPLWETWADLVHPDAQDILDTLEDNREWYQSMIRRSPSPSSPEEHHLEVIPGGGDVGAGGPVLSGGGDKFQFELTLEEEEEDEEELESDLESPSAAESQSGGEQHGDSSPSLSPDPRSNSRYRPPSPHPSRALNPAALSVRSLDRTLAFPGRGGADRDRELSLEGDGVARTGT, encoded by the exons ATGCAGCCCTGTGCATGCATGCACTTACTCTGCTTTTGCAGAGCTTTAATGTACGTAGCTTATCTCGGCCTTGTAGTATCCCAATCATTCTCAGGGCGGTTTCCATGGTTTGAATGTAATACTGAGATACAACCCTGTCAATGTTTTTACTCTTTTACTCATTActctctctgttttgttttatttcttaatgaactGCTCTGCTGCTTTTGTTCTCCTATGATATTGAG TTTTGATGTTGAGAATGGCTTGTCGGCGGGTCGCAGTCCACTGGACTCTCAGACCAGCCCGGGTTCTGGGCTGGTTCTTCAGGCCAACTTTCCCCACAGTCAACGGCGCGAGTCCTTCCTCTACCGCTCCGACTCCGACTTTGACCTTTCACCCAAAAACATGTCCCGCAACTCGTCTACTGCCAGCGACCT ggaGGAGGGATTGAAGCATTGGGAAATCAATAGGCCACCTCG GCATGGAGAAGACATGATAGTGACTCCATTTGCACAG GTTCTTGCCAGTCTGCGAACAGTGAGAAGTAACTTTGCTGTTATGACAAATCTGCAAGAGCGTGTAGCAAACAA GCGCCCAACAAGCAGCAACCAGCCATCCATGTGCAAGCCATGTCTTACAG aGGAGCCGTATCAGAAGCTGGCGGTGGAGACGCTAGAAGAGCTGGACTGGTGTTTGGACCAACTGGAGACGCTGCAGACGAGACATTCTGTTGGAGAGATGGCATCCAATAAG TTTAAGAGGATGCTGAACCGCGAGCTGACGCAGCTATCAGAGACAAGCCGCTCGGGGAATCAGGTGTCAGAGTTCATCGCCAACACCTTCCTAG AGAAACAGCATGATGTGGAGATCCTCTCTCCAACGTctaaggagaaggagaagaagaagaggccaaTGTCACAGATCATTGGCGTGAAAAAGACCACACAGAGTCCCAGCTTAGCACCCACCTGCATCCCCCGCTTCGGAGTCAGCACTCCCCACGAGAGCCTGCTGGCCAAG GAGGTCGAGGACATCGACCGTTGGGGTCTGGATATATTCAAGATAGCAGAATTTTCAGGAAACCGCCCTCTGACGGTTATCATGTACACCATCTTCCAG GAGCGGGACCTGATGAAAACCTTTAAGATCCCAAATGACACCTTTATCACCTTAATGATGACCTTGGAGGACCACTACCGGGCAGACGTAGCTTATCACAACAACATCCATGCGGCTGATGTGGTGCAGTCCATCCACGTCCTCCTGTCCACCCCTGCTCTGGAG TCGGTGTTCACAGACCTGGAGATCATGGCGGTTCTGTTTGCCAGTGCCATCCACGACGTTGACCACCCAGGAGTCACAAACCAGTTCCTCATTAACACCA GTTCAGAGCTCGCGCTGATGTACAACGACGCCTCGGTGCTGGAGAATCACCACCTCGCTGTGGGCTTCAAACTGCTTCAAGTAGAAAACTGTGACATCTTCCAAAACCTCACCAGGAAACAGAAAGAGTCCCTCCGAAAGATGGTGATTGACATG GTGCTCGCCACGGATATGTCCAAACACATGAACTTCCTGGCGGACATGAAGACAATGGTGGAGACCAAGAAGGTGACGAGTCTGGGAGTCCTGCTGCTAGACAACTACTCTGACCGCATCCAG GTTCTGCAGAACATGGTCCACTGTGCCGACCTGAGCAACCCAACCAAGCCGCTGGAACTTTACCGCAAGTGGACGGACCGCATCATGGTGGAGTTCTTCACCCAGGGAGACCAAGAGCGGGACAAAGGCATGGAGATCAGTCCCATGTGTGACAAACACAACGCCTCCATAGAGAAGAACCAG GTGGGCTTCATCGACTACGTTGTCCACCCGCTGTGGGAGACATGGGCAGACTTGGTGCACCCTGACGCCCAGGACATCCTGGACACGCTGGAGGACAACAGGGAGTGGTATCAGAGCATGATCCGCCGCAGCCCGTCGCCCTCCAGCCCCGAGGAGCACCACCTGGAGGTGATCCCAGGGGGAGGCGATGTGGGGGCAGGTGGGCCTGTCCTTTCAGGAGGAGGGGATAAGTTCCAGTTTGAACTTactctggaggaagaggaggaggacgaagaggagctGGAGTCTGACCTGGAGAGCCCCTCGGCGGCAGAGTCCCAGTCGGGGGGAGAGCAGCACGGGGACTCCTCTCCGTCTTTGTCCCCGGACCCCCGCAGCAACAGCAGGTACCGCCCCCCTTCGCCTCACCCGTCTCGGGCCCTGAATCCGGCCGCCTTGTCGGTGCGGAGCCTCGACAGGACGCTGGCCTTCCCAGGTCGGGGGGGCGCCGACCGGGACAGAGAACTGAGCCTGGAGGGTGACGGGGTGGCGCGGACGGGCACGTAA
- the LOC120823474 gene encoding 3',5'-cyclic-AMP phosphodiesterase 4C isoform X5 — MSWLEGRRESLPLVHQVVRRRCSGPLMLPPLWRRHSCQEHPHDNRRLSATLGLPLERLEVLYRRALASHDEQSFDVENGLSAGRSPLDSQTSPGSGLVLQANFPHSQRRESFLYRSDSDFDLSPKNMSRNSSTASDLHGEDMIVTPFAQVLASLRTVRSNFAVMTNLQERVANKRPTSSNQPSMCKPCLTEEPYQKLAVETLEELDWCLDQLETLQTRHSVGEMASNKFKRMLNRELTQLSETSRSGNQVSEFIANTFLEKQHDVEILSPTSKEKEKKKRPMSQIIGVKKTTQSPSLAPTCIPRFGVSTPHESLLAKEVEDIDRWGLDIFKIAEFSGNRPLTVIMYTIFQERDLMKTFKIPNDTFITLMMTLEDHYRADVAYHNNIHAADVVQSIHVLLSTPALESVFTDLEIMAVLFASAIHDVDHPGVTNQFLINTSSELALMYNDASVLENHHLAVGFKLLQVENCDIFQNLTRKQKESLRKMVIDMVLATDMSKHMNFLADMKTMVETKKVTSLGVLLLDNYSDRIQVLQNMVHCADLSNPTKPLELYRKWTDRIMVEFFTQGDQERDKGMEISPMCDKHNASIEKNQVGFIDYVVHPLWETWADLVHPDAQDILDTLEDNREWYQSMIRRSPSPSSPEEHHLEVIPGGGDVGAGGPVLSGGGDKFQFELTLEEEEEDEEELESDLESPSAAESQSGGEQHGDSSPSLSPDPRSNSRYRPPSPHPSRALNPAALSVRSLDRTLAFPGRGGADRDRELSLEGDGVARTGT; from the exons TTTTGATGTTGAGAATGGCTTGTCGGCGGGTCGCAGTCCACTGGACTCTCAGACCAGCCCGGGTTCTGGGCTGGTTCTTCAGGCCAACTTTCCCCACAGTCAACGGCGCGAGTCCTTCCTCTACCGCTCCGACTCCGACTTTGACCTTTCACCCAAAAACATGTCCCGCAACTCGTCTACTGCCAGCGACCT GCATGGAGAAGACATGATAGTGACTCCATTTGCACAG GTTCTTGCCAGTCTGCGAACAGTGAGAAGTAACTTTGCTGTTATGACAAATCTGCAAGAGCGTGTAGCAAACAA GCGCCCAACAAGCAGCAACCAGCCATCCATGTGCAAGCCATGTCTTACAG aGGAGCCGTATCAGAAGCTGGCGGTGGAGACGCTAGAAGAGCTGGACTGGTGTTTGGACCAACTGGAGACGCTGCAGACGAGACATTCTGTTGGAGAGATGGCATCCAATAAG TTTAAGAGGATGCTGAACCGCGAGCTGACGCAGCTATCAGAGACAAGCCGCTCGGGGAATCAGGTGTCAGAGTTCATCGCCAACACCTTCCTAG AGAAACAGCATGATGTGGAGATCCTCTCTCCAACGTctaaggagaaggagaagaagaagaggccaaTGTCACAGATCATTGGCGTGAAAAAGACCACACAGAGTCCCAGCTTAGCACCCACCTGCATCCCCCGCTTCGGAGTCAGCACTCCCCACGAGAGCCTGCTGGCCAAG GAGGTCGAGGACATCGACCGTTGGGGTCTGGATATATTCAAGATAGCAGAATTTTCAGGAAACCGCCCTCTGACGGTTATCATGTACACCATCTTCCAG GAGCGGGACCTGATGAAAACCTTTAAGATCCCAAATGACACCTTTATCACCTTAATGATGACCTTGGAGGACCACTACCGGGCAGACGTAGCTTATCACAACAACATCCATGCGGCTGATGTGGTGCAGTCCATCCACGTCCTCCTGTCCACCCCTGCTCTGGAG TCGGTGTTCACAGACCTGGAGATCATGGCGGTTCTGTTTGCCAGTGCCATCCACGACGTTGACCACCCAGGAGTCACAAACCAGTTCCTCATTAACACCA GTTCAGAGCTCGCGCTGATGTACAACGACGCCTCGGTGCTGGAGAATCACCACCTCGCTGTGGGCTTCAAACTGCTTCAAGTAGAAAACTGTGACATCTTCCAAAACCTCACCAGGAAACAGAAAGAGTCCCTCCGAAAGATGGTGATTGACATG GTGCTCGCCACGGATATGTCCAAACACATGAACTTCCTGGCGGACATGAAGACAATGGTGGAGACCAAGAAGGTGACGAGTCTGGGAGTCCTGCTGCTAGACAACTACTCTGACCGCATCCAG GTTCTGCAGAACATGGTCCACTGTGCCGACCTGAGCAACCCAACCAAGCCGCTGGAACTTTACCGCAAGTGGACGGACCGCATCATGGTGGAGTTCTTCACCCAGGGAGACCAAGAGCGGGACAAAGGCATGGAGATCAGTCCCATGTGTGACAAACACAACGCCTCCATAGAGAAGAACCAG GTGGGCTTCATCGACTACGTTGTCCACCCGCTGTGGGAGACATGGGCAGACTTGGTGCACCCTGACGCCCAGGACATCCTGGACACGCTGGAGGACAACAGGGAGTGGTATCAGAGCATGATCCGCCGCAGCCCGTCGCCCTCCAGCCCCGAGGAGCACCACCTGGAGGTGATCCCAGGGGGAGGCGATGTGGGGGCAGGTGGGCCTGTCCTTTCAGGAGGAGGGGATAAGTTCCAGTTTGAACTTactctggaggaagaggaggaggacgaagaggagctGGAGTCTGACCTGGAGAGCCCCTCGGCGGCAGAGTCCCAGTCGGGGGGAGAGCAGCACGGGGACTCCTCTCCGTCTTTGTCCCCGGACCCCCGCAGCAACAGCAGGTACCGCCCCCCTTCGCCTCACCCGTCTCGGGCCCTGAATCCGGCCGCCTTGTCGGTGCGGAGCCTCGACAGGACGCTGGCCTTCCCAGGTCGGGGGGGCGCCGACCGGGACAGAGAACTGAGCCTGGAGGGTGACGGGGTGGCGCGGACGGGCACGTAA
- the LOC120823474 gene encoding 3',5'-cyclic-AMP phosphodiesterase 4C isoform X4: MQPCACMHLLCFCRALMYVAYLGLVVSQSFSGRFPWFECNTEIQPCQCFYSFTHYSLCFVLFLNELLCCFCSPMILSFDVENGLSAGRSPLDSQTSPGSGLVLQANFPHSQRRESFLYRSDSDFDLSPKNMSRNSSTASDLHGEDMIVTPFAQVLASLRTVRSNFAVMTNLQERVANKRPTSSNQPSMCKPCLTEEPYQKLAVETLEELDWCLDQLETLQTRHSVGEMASNKFKRMLNRELTQLSETSRSGNQVSEFIANTFLEKQHDVEILSPTSKEKEKKKRPMSQIIGVKKTTQSPSLAPTCIPRFGVSTPHESLLAKEVEDIDRWGLDIFKIAEFSGNRPLTVIMYTIFQERDLMKTFKIPNDTFITLMMTLEDHYRADVAYHNNIHAADVVQSIHVLLSTPALESVFTDLEIMAVLFASAIHDVDHPGVTNQFLINTSSELALMYNDASVLENHHLAVGFKLLQVENCDIFQNLTRKQKESLRKMVIDMVLATDMSKHMNFLADMKTMVETKKVTSLGVLLLDNYSDRIQVLQNMVHCADLSNPTKPLELYRKWTDRIMVEFFTQGDQERDKGMEISPMCDKHNASIEKNQVGFIDYVVHPLWETWADLVHPDAQDILDTLEDNREWYQSMIRRSPSPSSPEEHHLEVIPGGGDVGAGGPVLSGGGDKFQFELTLEEEEEDEEELESDLESPSAAESQSGGEQHGDSSPSLSPDPRSNSRYRPPSPHPSRALNPAALSVRSLDRTLAFPGRGGADRDRELSLEGDGVARTGT, encoded by the exons ATGCAGCCCTGTGCATGCATGCACTTACTCTGCTTTTGCAGAGCTTTAATGTACGTAGCTTATCTCGGCCTTGTAGTATCCCAATCATTCTCAGGGCGGTTTCCATGGTTTGAATGTAATACTGAGATACAACCCTGTCAATGTTTTTACTCTTTTACTCATTActctctctgttttgttttatttcttaatgaactGCTCTGCTGCTTTTGTTCTCCTATGATATTGAG TTTTGATGTTGAGAATGGCTTGTCGGCGGGTCGCAGTCCACTGGACTCTCAGACCAGCCCGGGTTCTGGGCTGGTTCTTCAGGCCAACTTTCCCCACAGTCAACGGCGCGAGTCCTTCCTCTACCGCTCCGACTCCGACTTTGACCTTTCACCCAAAAACATGTCCCGCAACTCGTCTACTGCCAGCGACCT GCATGGAGAAGACATGATAGTGACTCCATTTGCACAG GTTCTTGCCAGTCTGCGAACAGTGAGAAGTAACTTTGCTGTTATGACAAATCTGCAAGAGCGTGTAGCAAACAA GCGCCCAACAAGCAGCAACCAGCCATCCATGTGCAAGCCATGTCTTACAG aGGAGCCGTATCAGAAGCTGGCGGTGGAGACGCTAGAAGAGCTGGACTGGTGTTTGGACCAACTGGAGACGCTGCAGACGAGACATTCTGTTGGAGAGATGGCATCCAATAAG TTTAAGAGGATGCTGAACCGCGAGCTGACGCAGCTATCAGAGACAAGCCGCTCGGGGAATCAGGTGTCAGAGTTCATCGCCAACACCTTCCTAG AGAAACAGCATGATGTGGAGATCCTCTCTCCAACGTctaaggagaaggagaagaagaagaggccaaTGTCACAGATCATTGGCGTGAAAAAGACCACACAGAGTCCCAGCTTAGCACCCACCTGCATCCCCCGCTTCGGAGTCAGCACTCCCCACGAGAGCCTGCTGGCCAAG GAGGTCGAGGACATCGACCGTTGGGGTCTGGATATATTCAAGATAGCAGAATTTTCAGGAAACCGCCCTCTGACGGTTATCATGTACACCATCTTCCAG GAGCGGGACCTGATGAAAACCTTTAAGATCCCAAATGACACCTTTATCACCTTAATGATGACCTTGGAGGACCACTACCGGGCAGACGTAGCTTATCACAACAACATCCATGCGGCTGATGTGGTGCAGTCCATCCACGTCCTCCTGTCCACCCCTGCTCTGGAG TCGGTGTTCACAGACCTGGAGATCATGGCGGTTCTGTTTGCCAGTGCCATCCACGACGTTGACCACCCAGGAGTCACAAACCAGTTCCTCATTAACACCA GTTCAGAGCTCGCGCTGATGTACAACGACGCCTCGGTGCTGGAGAATCACCACCTCGCTGTGGGCTTCAAACTGCTTCAAGTAGAAAACTGTGACATCTTCCAAAACCTCACCAGGAAACAGAAAGAGTCCCTCCGAAAGATGGTGATTGACATG GTGCTCGCCACGGATATGTCCAAACACATGAACTTCCTGGCGGACATGAAGACAATGGTGGAGACCAAGAAGGTGACGAGTCTGGGAGTCCTGCTGCTAGACAACTACTCTGACCGCATCCAG GTTCTGCAGAACATGGTCCACTGTGCCGACCTGAGCAACCCAACCAAGCCGCTGGAACTTTACCGCAAGTGGACGGACCGCATCATGGTGGAGTTCTTCACCCAGGGAGACCAAGAGCGGGACAAAGGCATGGAGATCAGTCCCATGTGTGACAAACACAACGCCTCCATAGAGAAGAACCAG GTGGGCTTCATCGACTACGTTGTCCACCCGCTGTGGGAGACATGGGCAGACTTGGTGCACCCTGACGCCCAGGACATCCTGGACACGCTGGAGGACAACAGGGAGTGGTATCAGAGCATGATCCGCCGCAGCCCGTCGCCCTCCAGCCCCGAGGAGCACCACCTGGAGGTGATCCCAGGGGGAGGCGATGTGGGGGCAGGTGGGCCTGTCCTTTCAGGAGGAGGGGATAAGTTCCAGTTTGAACTTactctggaggaagaggaggaggacgaagaggagctGGAGTCTGACCTGGAGAGCCCCTCGGCGGCAGAGTCCCAGTCGGGGGGAGAGCAGCACGGGGACTCCTCTCCGTCTTTGTCCCCGGACCCCCGCAGCAACAGCAGGTACCGCCCCCCTTCGCCTCACCCGTCTCGGGCCCTGAATCCGGCCGCCTTGTCGGTGCGGAGCCTCGACAGGACGCTGGCCTTCCCAGGTCGGGGGGGCGCCGACCGGGACAGAGAACTGAGCCTGGAGGGTGACGGGGTGGCGCGGACGGGCACGTAA